Proteins found in one Triticum urartu cultivar G1812 chromosome 4, Tu2.1, whole genome shotgun sequence genomic segment:
- the LOC125554213 gene encoding uncharacterized protein LOC125554213 isoform X2: MTPNYMCFLEVRVVDGDLHEVLGQQISPELWGRLALSCSYSSKVWLVGDRLTSREQEKAELGCNRIPTGPTLKGLDMCFLTFHCLATPSKDSHPTTPACPGFEGIGHFTTATGRLSLPAFGLASYKLRSSLWASNGAPEQESVMSLMQEADNWLRYVQVLFCAGCSHEEKLRLQDALLLSSTP; this comes from the exons ATGACTCCAAATTATATGTGTTTTCTTGAGGTTCGGGTGGTGGACGGAGATCTGCACGAGGTGCTTGGACAGCAGATCAGCCCGGAGCTCTGGGGCCGCCTTGCCCTGTCCTGCAGCTACAGCAGCAAG GTGTGGCTGGTCGGCGACCGGCTGACATCGCGGGAGCAGGAGAAGGCGGAGCTGGGTTGCAATAGAATCCCAACAGGACCGACGCTGAAGGGCTTGGACATGTGCTTCTTGACATTCCATTGCTTGGCAACACCTTCCAAGG ATAGCCATCCCACCACACCAGCATGCCCCGGCTTCGAGGGAATCGGCCACTTCACCACCGCAACGGGCAGGCTTTCCCTGCCCGCCTTTGGGCTGGCATCCTACAAGCTCCGCAGCTCCCTATGGGCATCCAACGGTGCCCCAGAACAGGAGAGTGTCATGTCGCTGATGCAGGAGGCGGACAACTGGCTCCGCTACGTACAG GTTCTGTTTTGTGCAGGTTGCTCTCATGAGGAAAAGTTGCGGCTACAGGATgccctcctcctctcctccaccccCTGA
- the LOC125554213 gene encoding uncharacterized protein LOC125554213 isoform X1, producing the protein MTPNYMCFLEVRVVDGDLHEVLGQQISPELWGRLALSCSYSSKVWLVGDRLTSREQEKAELGCNRIPTGPTLKGLDMCFLTFHCLATPSKDSHPTTPACPGFEGIGHFTTATGRLSLPAFGLASYKLRSSLWASNGAPEQESVMSLMQEADNWLRYVQVALMRKSCGYRMPSSSPPPPDMECVSFRTTQAPPPLLYMNVR; encoded by the exons ATGACTCCAAATTATATGTGTTTTCTTGAGGTTCGGGTGGTGGACGGAGATCTGCACGAGGTGCTTGGACAGCAGATCAGCCCGGAGCTCTGGGGCCGCCTTGCCCTGTCCTGCAGCTACAGCAGCAAG GTGTGGCTGGTCGGCGACCGGCTGACATCGCGGGAGCAGGAGAAGGCGGAGCTGGGTTGCAATAGAATCCCAACAGGACCGACGCTGAAGGGCTTGGACATGTGCTTCTTGACATTCCATTGCTTGGCAACACCTTCCAAGG ATAGCCATCCCACCACACCAGCATGCCCCGGCTTCGAGGGAATCGGCCACTTCACCACCGCAACGGGCAGGCTTTCCCTGCCCGCCTTTGGGCTGGCATCCTACAAGCTCCGCAGCTCCCTATGGGCATCCAACGGTGCCCCAGAACAGGAGAGTGTCATGTCGCTGATGCAGGAGGCGGACAACTGGCTCCGCTACGTACAG GTTGCTCTCATGAGGAAAAGTTGCGGCTACAGGATgccctcctcctctcctccaccccCTGACATG GAATGCGTATCCTTCAGGACAACTCAAGCCCCTCCTCCTCTCCTGTACATGAATGTGAGATGA